The Mycolicibacterium brumae DNA window GAGCAGGGGGCTTTCGACGAACCACCGCATTGTCGCTCCGTCGGCCGAGGGACCGTGACGGGAGCATCACATCACATCCTGCGGACCGGTGCTGGTTATCCGCGAGCGGCTGCTGGGATCATCGTCGCCATGTTCAACGTGCTGTTCTACTCACCCCGGATCGCGCCCAACACCGGCAACGCGATCCGGATGGTGGCCGGCACCGGGGCGCAGCTGCATCTGGTCGAGCCGCTGGGCTTCGACCTGTCCGAGCCGAAGCTGCGTCGGGCCGGACTGGACTACCACGACCTGGCGTCGGTGACGGTGCACCCGTCGCTGCCGGCGGCCTGGTCGGCGCTACTGCCCGCGCGGGTGTTCGCGTTCACCGCGCACGCCCGCACCCGGTTCACCGATATCGCCTACCGCCCCGGCGACGTGCTGATGTTCGGCCCGGAACCGACCGGGCTGGACGCCGAGACGTTGGCCGACGAGCACATCACCGCCACCGTGCGGATCCCGATGCTGGCCGGCCGCCGGTCGCTGAACCTGTCGAACGCCGCGGCGGTGGCGACCTATGAGGCCTGGCGGCAGCAGGGTTTCGCCGGCGCGGTGTGAGGGTTACCAGTTGTTCCAGTGGCTGAGCTGCTCGGCGGGCAGCCGGGCGGCCTTCTTGAAGTCGACGCCTTTGGTGTAGGCGATCGGGAACATCCCGCCCTGGACGTAGCGGTCATACGGGATGCCGAGCAGTTCGGCGGCTTGACGCTCACCGTCGCCGATCAGGTGCAGCGTGGTCCACGCCGAGCCGAGCCCGCGGGCCCGCAGCGCCAGCATGAAACTCCACACCGCGGGCAGCAGTGAGCCCCACAGCCCGGCGCTCATCCCGGCCTCCAGCCCCTCCGGGCGCCCCTCGACGCACGG harbors:
- a CDS encoding tRNA (cytidine(34)-2'-O)-methyltransferase; the protein is MFNVLFYSPRIAPNTGNAIRMVAGTGAQLHLVEPLGFDLSEPKLRRAGLDYHDLASVTVHPSLPAAWSALLPARVFAFTAHARTRFTDIAYRPGDVLMFGPEPTGLDAETLADEHITATVRIPMLAGRRSLNLSNAAAVATYEAWRQQGFAGAV